The proteins below come from a single Bacteroidota bacterium genomic window:
- the cphA gene encoding cyanophycin synthetase, producing the protein MKVISTKVMRGPNYWSISNENLIVSKLDLETIHSHTNKIKDFERKMAKILVSKANEKDFEFENDFLRSLKSGTTIPNVVEYLARELQRLVGLPSDYGRVYTTSKKNVFNIVVAYTVENVGIEAVLSAVDICSAVINDEEFDINKEIKFLKALKRKYAPSMSTEAILKEADIRGIPYTKGFYSRETVFGYGVNQKKINGVLTSSTSFMGVDVTGDKDLTKMVLEKAKIPVSFGVIIEFEDEVDYAINKVGFPIVVKPLDGNHGKGISLNLNTKNQVIDAYHIAKEVAQDIIVEKFIKGFDYRLLVINYKFSAATKRIAASITGDGLSTIKELISDVNSDPARAVNEGNVLTPIQIDEVTMNILKKKGLTLQSVLKRGEIVYVKEIANVSAGAVPYDVTDEIHPHNRFLAERIARIVGLDICGIDLISPDLSVPFYQNNTAILEVNASPGIKMHLMPSMGKSRNVVGAIMDMMFPSEKQFKIPIAAITGTNGKTTVTRMIAHLVKVAGYNVGYTTTEGIYINDVIISKGDCSGPASSQLILTDPNVEFAVLECARGGILRSGLAFNNCDVGVVTNITEDHLGVDDIETLEDLAQVKAVVARTVVSTGYAVLNADDDLVFEMAENLNCKVALFSMDPESKRIKDHVSKNGVAAVVENGVIVVYNGDLKMQIEEVNDIPATFGGKAEFMVQNTLPVVLFGYVSGFDTDIIKNALMSFYPSPDKTPGRMNFFKFNEFEVLVDYAHNPAGIDAIGKFVNNYTGVFKTGIIAAPGDRPDAQIISIGEKTAHIFDEIIIRSDKNLRGRQEKEIHDLLLEGIRKSKKKVPVRIISSESEAIKYAVENARKKQLITVFTESIDDSIQTLKQLQEKELVGEYEL; encoded by the coding sequence ATGAAAGTTATATCTACAAAAGTTATGAGGGGGCCTAATTACTGGTCAATTTCTAATGAAAATCTCATTGTATCTAAACTCGATTTAGAAACCATTCATAGCCACACAAACAAAATAAAGGATTTCGAAAGAAAAATGGCCAAAATTCTTGTTTCAAAAGCCAATGAAAAAGATTTTGAGTTTGAAAACGATTTCTTAAGATCCTTAAAATCGGGTACCACTATTCCTAATGTTGTGGAATACCTTGCACGGGAATTGCAACGATTGGTTGGTCTGCCTAGTGATTACGGAAGAGTATATACCACTTCAAAGAAAAATGTATTTAATATTGTTGTGGCTTATACAGTTGAAAATGTTGGAATAGAAGCCGTTTTATCTGCTGTTGATATTTGCTCTGCTGTAATAAATGATGAGGAATTTGACATCAATAAGGAAATTAAATTTTTAAAAGCACTCAAGAGAAAATATGCTCCCAGTATGAGTACTGAAGCTATTTTAAAGGAAGCAGATATAAGAGGAATCCCTTATACAAAAGGTTTTTATTCAAGGGAAACAGTTTTTGGATATGGAGTAAATCAGAAAAAAATAAATGGAGTGCTCACCAGTTCAACTAGTTTCATGGGAGTAGATGTTACGGGAGATAAAGATCTGACCAAAATGGTACTGGAGAAAGCAAAAATTCCTGTTTCTTTTGGTGTTATCATTGAATTTGAGGATGAAGTTGATTATGCAATAAATAAAGTTGGATTTCCTATAGTTGTTAAACCTCTTGATGGAAATCATGGCAAAGGAATTAGCCTTAACCTGAATACAAAAAATCAGGTTATTGATGCTTATCACATTGCTAAGGAGGTGGCTCAGGATATTATTGTTGAAAAATTTATTAAGGGTTTTGATTACAGATTACTTGTAATTAATTATAAGTTCTCTGCCGCTACAAAACGAATTGCAGCTTCTATAACTGGAGATGGGCTATCAACTATTAAGGAGTTAATAAGTGATGTAAACAGTGATCCGGCCAGAGCAGTTAATGAAGGAAACGTTCTTACTCCAATTCAGATTGATGAGGTTACAATGAATATTTTAAAAAAGAAAGGACTGACACTTCAATCGGTATTAAAACGAGGAGAAATAGTTTATGTGAAGGAAATTGCAAATGTTAGTGCGGGAGCTGTTCCTTACGATGTAACTGATGAAATTCATCCTCATAACAGGTTTTTGGCAGAGAGAATCGCAAGGATTGTTGGGTTGGATATATGCGGTATAGATTTAATTTCCCCTGATTTGTCAGTTCCTTTTTACCAAAACAATACAGCAATACTTGAAGTGAATGCTTCTCCGGGAATAAAAATGCATTTAATGCCTTCAATGGGGAAATCAAGAAATGTTGTTGGTGCAATTATGGATATGATGTTTCCAAGTGAAAAGCAATTTAAAATTCCTATCGCAGCAATTACTGGTACCAATGGCAAAACAACAGTAACACGAATGATTGCACATTTGGTTAAAGTTGCAGGTTATAATGTAGGATATACTACAACAGAAGGCATTTATATAAATGATGTGATTATTTCCAAAGGTGATTGTTCTGGCCCTGCAAGCTCTCAATTAATATTAACCGACCCCAATGTCGAGTTCGCTGTACTTGAATGTGCAAGAGGGGGAATTCTTCGTTCAGGTCTTGCATTTAATAACTGCGATGTAGGAGTTGTTACCAATATTACTGAAGATCATTTAGGAGTGGATGATATCGAAACACTTGAAGATCTAGCGCAGGTAAAGGCGGTTGTTGCCCGTACTGTGGTTTCAACTGGTTATGCTGTGTTAAATGCGGATGATGATTTGGTCTTTGAAATGGCTGAGAATTTGAATTGCAAAGTTGCTTTATTCAGTATGGATCCCGAAAGCAAGAGGATAAAAGACCATGTCAGTAAAAATGGAGTGGCTGCTGTTGTTGAAAATGGTGTTATAGTGGTTTATAATGGCGATTTAAAAATGCAAATTGAAGAGGTTAATGATATTCCGGCTACTTTTGGGGGAAAAGCAGAATTTATGGTTCAAAATACCCTTCCGGTTGTTCTGTTCGGATATGTAAGCGGATTTGATACCGATATAATTAAAAATGCTTTGATGTCATTTTATCCCTCTCCAGATAAAACACCGGGAAGAATGAATTTTTTTAAATTTAATGAGTTTGAAGTGCTTGTTGATTATGCCCATAATCCAGCTGGAATTGATGCCATTGGAAAATTTGTAAATAATTACACCGGAGTTTTCAAAACAGGTATTATCGCTGCACCTGGTGATCGACCAGATGCTCAAATAATTAGTATCGGTGAAAAAACAGCCCACATATTTGACGAAATCATTATCCGAAGTGATAAAAATTTAAGAGGGAGGCAAGAAAAAGAAATCCATGATTTATTGTTAGAAGGAATCAGAAAATCTAAAAAGAAGGTGCCTGTTCGAATTATTTCAAGTGAATCGGAAGCCATTAAATATGCAGTTGAAAATGCCAGAAAAAAACAATTGATTACTGTTTTTACCGAATCAATTGATGATAGCATTCAAACATTGAAACAGTTACAGGAAAAAGAATTGGTAGGGGAGTATGAATTGTAG